The DNA window GGATAAACCGTCCTTCGCCAAAGAGTTGTTCCTTGGTCATTTTCCGTTAGAGCTGATACACCCATTTCCCAAACCGTCCGATGCCGACGAGGAGCGCACCCGTGCGTTTCTCGACAAGGTGCGGCAATTTCTGGACACTGTCGACGGCCGTGTCATCGAGCGCGACGCGCAGATTCCCGATGAATACGTGAAGGGCCTGGCCGAATTGGGTTGTTTCGGCATGAAAATTCCGTCCGAATACGGCGGGCTGGGCATGTCGCAAGTTGCCTACAACCGCGCACTGATGATGATTTCGAGCGTTCATCCCAGTCTCGGCGCACTGCTGTCGGCTCATCAGTCGATCGGAGTACCCGAGCCGCTCAAACTCGCCGGAACCCCGGAACAGAAGCGGAAGTACTTGCCGCGGTGTGCTGCTGGGGCTATATCGGCGTTCCTACTCACCGAACCAGACGTGGGCTCAGACCCGGCACGCTTGGCCTCGACGGCCACACCCGTCGAAGAGGGGAAGGCTTACGAACTCGAGGGTGTGAAGTTGTGGACCACCAACGGCGTGGTCGCCGAATTGTTGGTAGTCATGGCCCGGGTGCCCAAGAGCGACGGGCACCGGGGTGGAATCAGCGCATTCGTGGTCGAGGCCGATTCGCCGGGGATCACCGTGGAGCGGCGTAACAAGTTCATGGGGCTGCGCGGTATTGAGAACGGCGTGACCAGGCTGCACCAGGTTCGGGTGCCCAGCGAAAATTTGATCGGCCGCGAAGGTGACGGGCTCAAGATCGCGTTGACCACCCTCAACGCTGGACGGCTGTCGCTGCCGGCGACCGCGACGGGAGCGTCCAAATGGGCGCTGAAGATCGCCCGCGAATGGTCTGGTGAGCGTGTGCAGTGGGGCAAGCCGCTGGCCAAACATGAAGCGGTGGCCGGCAAGGTCTCGTTCGTCGCCGCGACCAACTACGCGCTTGATGCGGTGCTCGAATT is part of the Mycobacterium mantenii genome and encodes:
- a CDS encoding acyl-CoA dehydrogenase family protein, which gives rise to MSQQAQVTEEQARALAEESRESGWDKPSFAKELFLGHFPLELIHPFPKPSDADEERTRAFLDKVRQFLDTVDGRVIERDAQIPDEYVKGLAELGCFGMKIPSEYGGLGMSQVAYNRALMMISSVHPSLGALLSAHQSIGVPEPLKLAGTPEQKRKYLPRCAAGAISAFLLTEPDVGSDPARLASTATPVEEGKAYELEGVKLWTTNGVVAELLVVMARVPKSDGHRGGISAFVVEADSPGITVERRNKFMGLRGIENGVTRLHQVRVPSENLIGREGDGLKIALTTLNAGRLSLPATATGASKWALKIAREWSGERVQWGKPLAKHEAVAGKVSFVAATNYALDAVLELSSQMADEGRNDIRIEAALAKLWASEMACTVGDEVLQIRGGRGYETAESLAARGERAVPVEQVVRDLRINRIFEGSSEIMRLLIAREAVDAHLAAAGDLAKPDTGLRQKAAAAVGASGFYAKWLPQLVFGEGQRPGAYNEFGPLATHLRFVERSSRKLARNTFYGMARWQAKLEQRQGFLGRIVDIGAELFAMSAACVRAEGQRVADPTVGQQAYELAETFCQQATLRVEALFHSLWTNTDGSDVQLTQNVLEGRYAWLEDGIVDQSEGTGPWIAHWEPGESTEANLARRFLTVSAPSEANL